DNA sequence from the Pedobacter sp. W3I1 genome:
AAAATGGACTTCCAGATGAAGTATACAAGAACCAATATAACTATATAATATGTTCGCATATATTAGAGCATATCGCATTTCCTGAAAAACTGTTGGTAGATATTTATAATCTAGCATCAAAAAATAAGGCGACAATTCTTATTGCTTTACCAAACATTATGTATTTCAAAACAAGGTTTAATCTTCTTTTAGGAAAATTCGAATATACTCATGATGGCATTATGGACTATACGCACTTGCGATGGTATACAAAGAAATCGGCCGCCCATATGTTTGAAAAATACAACTTTAATGTTAAGTCTTCATCTGTAAATGGCTTGCCTCCACTTTACAGTATATTAGGGAAACTAGGGAAGAAACCCCTTAAAATAATTAATCAGTTTCTTTTTTTCATTGCACCTACTTTATTTGGATCAGAACTTCTTTTTGAATTAGAATGCAATTAATGCCAAAAATTTCTATTGTACTTCCGGTTTATAATGGTTTAAAATATTTGGATAGTGCTATTTATTCAATTTTAAACCAAACAGAGCAAAACTATGAAGTGCTTATCTGTGATGACGCTTCTACTGACGGAAGCCTAAGCTATTTGAAACAGTTAGAAAACCTAAACCACAATGTTAGGATTTTATATAATGATAAAAATTTAGGGCTTTTTAAAACACTTAACAAACTAATTAAAGCTTGCCAATCACCATTGATACATTTGTGGGCACAAGATGATATCATGATGCCAAACTGTCTCGAAGAATGCCTTAATTTTCACAATCTTTATCCGAATATAACAATGAGTTATCACGGAGTAGAGTATATTGATGAAAATGGATTGGTTAACCCTTCGGAAAAAATTGATGGTACCCCGTCCATAATTGATACAAAATTGTATGCTATATTATCTTCAAAATGGGGCTGTATACCAGGCAATATTTCTAATATAACCATAAATACTTCGTCAATTATTGCAGTTGGACTATTTGATGATCAGATGACTTTGAGTGCCGATTTCGATTTATGGACTAAGTTGGCAGCTGTAGGAGATATTGGAAGAATTCCTTATAAACTTACCTATCTTCGTTTACATGCAGCACAACTAAGTAGAAATTACAAAAGTATTGCGTTAAGAATTGAAGAAGATACGCTAATACAAAAAAGAATTATCGGATTACTTGCGGAGAATAAAGATGATTTTAACATAGCTAAACGCTTTTGGCGCTGGAAAACCCAGCCAACCTATTTTAATGATCTATTGTATTTAATTTCAGTAAAAGAATACGATGAAGGTAAAAAACTAGCAGCGTTATTATATTCAGAAACAAATATCATCGGTCTATTTTTTAGATGGTCAATTGTAAGAACACTAAGATTCTTGAAATTAGATATTAAATTTTATCTGAAT
Encoded proteins:
- a CDS encoding class I SAM-dependent methyltransferase, with the protein product MKVSDKIYNNSGNLGIIRLIKKLPSKILDVGCGAGNNASLLKELGNTIDGITISNDEMKLAAKFCGNIYNFNLENGLPDEVYKNQYNYIICSHILEHIAFPEKLLVDIYNLASKNKATILIALPNIMYFKTRFNLLLGKFEYTHDGIMDYTHLRWYTKKSAAHMFEKYNFNVKSSSVNGLPPLYSILGKLGKKPLKIINQFLFFIAPTLFGSELLFELECN
- a CDS encoding glycosyltransferase family 2 protein produces the protein MPKISIVLPVYNGLKYLDSAIYSILNQTEQNYEVLICDDASTDGSLSYLKQLENLNHNVRILYNDKNLGLFKTLNKLIKACQSPLIHLWAQDDIMMPNCLEECLNFHNLYPNITMSYHGVEYIDENGLVNPSEKIDGTPSIIDTKLYAILSSKWGCIPGNISNITINTSSIIAVGLFDDQMTLSADFDLWTKLAAVGDIGRIPYKLTYLRLHAAQLSRNYKSIALRIEEDTLIQKRIIGLLAENKDDFNIAKRFWRWKTQPTYFNDLLYLISVKEYDEGKKLAALLYSETNIIGLFFRWSIVRTLRFLKLDIKFYLNILDR